The following proteins come from a genomic window of Aspergillus luchuensis IFO 4308 DNA, chromosome 3, nearly complete sequence:
- a CDS encoding secretory pathway Sec39 family protein (COG:U;~EggNog:ENOG410PM9V;~InterPro:IPR013244;~PFAM:PF08314;~SECRETED:SignalP(1-27);~go_process: GO:0006890 - retrograde vesicle-mediated transport, Golgi to endoplasmic reticulum [Evidence IEA]), translated as MAVLQGLSGAHAILLATHLCATGNVAALPHLQAKFPAHLPLERVLRIILTFLPESTEPSSYTPVLQALVDEQLPETSGATIDTSPVKDLPAAVVRRRVRKIRLLPLQYPGDEDSQDPSDLLTKFLIHRAHRIDLETALQPLVLDLLLPFYQRSEVLRTWLISSLLPLLRLNYEYYPSQDETFSLDILESMDNSIAINVLLSMTGATKSSMDLVRNLRGLVGAWMYGSNRSKRRRLNEAMQETSIVLPQDEAQPKSASGVGWQQVNEWLLARSLVDHESAVNAFVNWDGPEDVDLGGYSEENDGLSEDELRDLRRRYGQTGLAVVYANADPSPPALDGSVRVLARIAEFLKLEEHLFFSPDNSEFPSVSFDPAPISSASRVSLLQNALLVASNPLTRPSASSISFLSGICLSLGILNELGHPIPCRTAASISLLNNQETQLLELRGVIASVVRQARSGHDWSKTRQQLLWLRDWQADHTEHTSDHPAYHGLFWRVPQDVVEAETLKALLEAKEYHLAVSIYIVSGSTLSSTQVEEAVKEAIFTAYDNASNGNRTRGGMKRAYDILQAFQPHFSDSASFKQIQALISATHALSFYSLTLQHGVPFQPVSIRVHPDPLSLIEKVLDQNPKSYTKLDDLLAIGRNLVLAGVSHSPSDEDVSPFLSPPSQEDAAITAERRIMSLAISSALSSNDFGTAYSYILTRLTPPSLLPTSSPLTNPTSPKDDITWRAVYNAGRYRAPATSATPNNQTQITHLSQRMELLSLALVLAPTPEPLPEILGAWRRCDEELAALRARESEEEDIWDTKADNLTSTTLPGGFGPTDSEQDAFETRQHQARRARAHASQNRLHHEEAPMGLFEVARGAALALQKNAFPLRSAAASAKTNTHDQDDHSVPSASHLRSGSSMSNEDPDGEGRVRKRDVVSNMVTDGLVSGIGWVLGAQPVNR; from the exons ATGGCGGTCCTTCAAGGGCTCTCAGGTGCTCATGCGATTCTTCTAGCGACCCATCTCTGTGCCACCGGCAATGTGGCTGCTCTTCCGCACTTGCAGGCAAAGTTCCCTGCCCACCTCCCGCTCGAGCGTGTCTTGCGCATCATCTTGACCTTTCTGCCCGAGAGCACAGAGCCTAGCTCCTACACACCAGTGCTGCAGGCGCTGGTAGATGAACAGCTACCTGAAACCAGTGGTGCTACCATCGATACCTCCCCCGTTAAAGACCTACCCGCCGCGGTCGTGAGGAGACGTGTACGGAAGATCCGTTTACTACCATTACAGTATCCCGGCGACGAGGACAGCCAGGATCCCTCTGACCTTCTCACCAAATTCCTCATTCACCGGGCCCATCGCATCGATTTAGAAACCGCTCTTCAACCCCTCGTcctcgatcttctcctccccttctaCCAACGCTCGGAAGTTTTACGCACATGGTTGATCTCCAGTCTCTTACCGCTACTCCGATTGAACTACGAGTATTACCCCAGCCAAGACGAAACATTCTCGCTGGATATCTTGGAGTCTATGGACAACAGTATTGCGATTAACGTCCTTCTTTCGATGACCGGTGCGACAAAGAGCAGCATGGACTTGGTGCGGAACCTACGCGGCCTTGTGGGTGCGTGGATGTATGGCAGTAACCGGTCTAAAAGACGGAGACTCAATGAAGCGATGCAAGAGACCTCGATTGTTCTACCTCAGGATGAAGCGCAACCAAAATCAGCCTCAGGTGTCGGATGGCAGCAAGTCAATGAGTGGCTGCTGGCACGAAGCCTGGTTGATCATGAGAGTGCGGTGAACGCCTTCGTTAATTGGGATGGGCCTGAGGATGTCGATTTAGGCGGATATTCCGAAGAGAATGACGGCCTGTCCGAAGATGAGCTGCGAGACTTGCGAAGGAGGTACGGACAGACTGGGCTTGCTGTCGTATATGCGAACGCTGATCCCAGCCCTCCGGCGCTGGACGGTTCCGTTCGAGTACTCGCGCGCATCGCGGAGTTCCTGAAGCTCGAAGAACATTTGTTCTTTTCACCGGACAACTCAGAATTCCCGAGCGTGAGCTTCGATCCAGCGCCGATTTCGTCGGCATCAAGGGTATCTCTGTTGCAGAATGCTCTGCTGGTGGCCTCAAACCCTCTGACGCGTCCTTCAGCCTCTtcaatctccttcctcaGTGGTATCTGCCTCTCTCTGGGGATACTAAACGAGTTAGGCCATCCGATTCCGTGCAGGACGGCGGCAAGCATCAGTCTCCTCAATAATCAGGAAACGCAGCTGCTCGAATTGCGCGGTGTCATAGCCTCTGTTGTAAGACAAGCAAGATCGGGTCATGACTGGAGCAAGACTCGCCAACAATTGCTATGGCTACGGGACTGGCAAGCCGATCACACGGAACACACCAGCGACCATCCCGCCTACCATGGTCTCTTCTGGAGAGTTCCGCAGGATGTCGTCGAGGCAGAAACATTGAAAGCGTTGCTTGAAGCCAAAG aaTACCACCTTGCTGTGAGCATTTACATTGTCTCTGGCTCGACCCTGAGCTCTACAcaagttgaagaagccgTCAAAGAGGCCATTTTCACAGCCTACGACAACGCGAGCAACGGAAATAGGACCAGGGGCGGAATGAAGCGAGCATACGACAT TCTACAAGCTTTCCAACCTCACTTCTCAGATTCTGCCTCCTTCAAGCAGATCCAAGCTCTCATATCCGCCACACACGCCCTGTCTTTCTACTCCCTTACTTTGCAGCACGGCGTCCCtttccagccagtcagcaTCCGTGTCCACCCAgaccctctctccctcatcgaGAAAGTTCTCGACCAGAACCCCAAGAGCTACACCAAATTGGACGACTTATTAGCCATTGGCCGGAACCTTGTCCTCGCAGGCGTCTCCCACTCTCCATCTGACGAAGATGTCTCCCCCTTCCTATCCCCTCCCTCACAGGAAGATGCCGCTATCACCGCCGAACGCCGTATCATGTCCCTCGCCATTTCCTCCGCCCTCTCCTCAAACGACTTCGGCACGGCCTACTCCTACATTCTCACCCGTCTCACTCCCCCATCCCTTCTTCCCACATCCTCCCCTCTCACCAATCCTACATCCCCCAAAGACGACATCACCTGGCGAGCCGTCTACAACGCCGGCCGCTACCGCGCCCCAGCCACCAGcgccacccccaacaaccaaacccaaatcACGCACCTCTCCCAACGCATGGAACTCCTCTCTCTCGCCCTTGTACTTGCCCCGACACCCGAACCTCTTCCTGAAATCTTGGGCGCCTGGCGCCGCTGCGACGAGGAACTCGCAGCCCTCCGCGCACGCGaatccgaggaagaggacatcTGGGACACCAAAGCCGACAacctcacctccaccacccttcCAGGAGGCTTCGGCCCCACGGACAGCGAACAAGACGCGTTCGAAACGCGACAGCACCAAGCCCGACGAGCACGGGCGCATGCCTCACAGAACCGTCTGCATCATGAAGAAGCTCCCATGGGTCTGTTCGAGGTAGCCCGCGGCGCCGCATTAGCGTTGCAGAAGAATGCCTTCCCGCTCCGGTCAgctgcagcatctgcaaAGACAAACACCCACGACCAGGACGACCACTCCGTCCCTTCTGCATCTCATCTCCGCAGCGGCTCCTCGATGTCGAACGAGGACCCAGACGGCGAAGGTCGCGTCCGCAAGCGAGACGTCGTCAGTAACATGGTCACTGATGGACTTGTCAGTGGTATTGGCTGGGTGTTGGGTGCTCAGCCTGTCAATCGGTGA
- a CDS encoding uncharacterized protein (TransMembrane:5 (o25-46i58-76o82-100i112-133o139-156i)) has protein sequence MELGMFSSLSSPDMITPSFNLPPRWFSICPVLCIASDCHLGSLFLPKTVVISSSNLRLFLFKTIASGADACSSFPVETVRDWYPWFLSIIYPVEFVPYIILHTLSFYHPHPLIWFIIISAFHSPIVRMQIHTYSHTEDISIYSLISLFFLLVSVRCDKAGSAYCV, from the coding sequence ATGGAGTTGGGAATGTTTTCTTCATTATCATCACCCGACATGATCACGCCTTCCTTTAATTTGCCTCCCCGCTGGTTCAGCATTTGTCCCGTCCTGTGCATTGCGTCCGATTGTCATCTCGGTTCTTTATTTCTACCCAAAACCGTTGTCATTTCATCCAGCAACCTGAGGTTGTTTCTGTTCAAAACCATCGCCAGCGGTGCTGACGCTTGTTCCTCTTTTCCGGTTGAGACGGTGAGAGATTGGTATCCTTGGTttctatctatcatctatccTGTCGAGTTTGTTCCATATATCATCCTACATACATTATCCTTttaccatcctcatccattgatctggttcatcatcatttccGCCTTTCATTCTCCGATTGTACGCATgcagatacatacatacagccACACGGAAGACATATCCATTTACAGTCTGATTAGCCTGTTCTTTCTGCTTGTGAGCGTGCGTTGTGACAAGGCAGGGTCCGCATATTGTGTATAG